One genomic window of Verrucomicrobiia bacterium includes the following:
- a CDS encoding RNA-binding S4 domain-containing protein gives MPDLLRIDKWLWATRCFKTRSQAAEACRNGHIRIQDHPAKPSRDVRVGDTLSVRSGPLTRTLRIRALPERRLAAARLPEFLEDLTPPEALEQARPTASPSPQRPHGTGRPTKRDRRRLDQWLTPPSSR, from the coding sequence ATGCCGGACCTCCTGCGCATCGATAAGTGGCTCTGGGCCACCCGCTGCTTCAAGACCCGCTCCCAGGCTGCCGAAGCCTGCCGCAACGGACATATCCGCATCCAGGATCACCCCGCCAAACCCTCCCGCGATGTCCGCGTGGGCGATACCCTCTCCGTCCGCTCCGGCCCTCTCACCCGCACCCTCCGTATCCGCGCCCTCCCGGAACGCCGCCTCGCCGCCGCCCGTCTCCCCGAATTCCTCGAAGACCTTACCCCGCCCGAAGCCCTCGAACAGGCACGCCCCACCGCCTCCCCATCCCCCCAACGCCCCCATGGCACCGGCCGCCCCACCAAACGCGACCGCCGCCGCCTCGACCAATGGCTCACACCGCCTTCCAGCCGCTGA
- a CDS encoding helix-turn-helix transcriptional regulator yields the protein MRELMNITGALADESRVRALLALRGGELCACQVIELLGLAGSTVSRHLAVLHQAGLVQMRKEGRWVYYSLAGGDAPARVRSALKWIFQAAGEEARVAEDERALARILKVDPVELCRRQCRR from the coding sequence ATGCGGGAATTGATGAACATCACCGGGGCGCTGGCGGACGAGAGCCGGGTCCGGGCGTTGCTGGCGTTGCGGGGTGGCGAGTTGTGCGCGTGCCAGGTCATCGAACTGCTTGGGCTCGCCGGGTCCACGGTGTCGCGGCATCTGGCCGTGCTGCATCAGGCCGGGCTGGTGCAGATGCGGAAAGAGGGGCGGTGGGTGTATTACTCGCTTGCGGGAGGCGACGCACCGGCGCGGGTTCGGTCGGCCTTGAAGTGGATCTTCCAGGCTGCGGGGGAGGAGGCGCGCGTGGCTGAGGATGAGCGGGCGCTGGCACGGATTCTGAAGGTGGATCCGGTCGAGCTTTGCCGTCGCCAATGCAGGAGGTGA
- the pstA gene encoding phosphate ABC transporter permease PstA: MKTSVERRSGSPVGEVWVWVSAMGLMAGVAMILLLLGLVGVQGVLAFWPRRVVTITLMEDGEAVEAAGMEQLGGEIVRRQARVGPGQTGRGGAGEEWHVFTGSREVYGLAFRFVDGARVVRMEHPLDVWRWERQAHGPVFGYPVRLEGAGGETVPAGAANFWEVLENRLEAVERDRRRIRRLEKDEIGAVSGEMERLRRRLAAWSLRHGGDAVENAEVRRWRERQSDLEDAYERLAAEARELRDRVGQNRLVYRLLTGSEQTLELGQLRGYYAPNRLDFGGRVTRFLHRAWEFLSEEPREANTGGGIFPAIFGTFIMTLLMSVAVMPFGVVAALYLGEYASRGPLVGWVRIAVNNLAGVPSVVFGVFGLGFFVYLAGGTIDQLLFSDRLPTPTFGTGGILWASLTLALLTVPVVIVATEEALAAVPRGAREGSLACGASKWQTLQRIVLPAATPGILTGLILAMARGAGEVAPLMLVGVVKLAPDLPLSGRFPFVHLDQKFMHLGFHIYDLGFQSPDSEAARPMVFATTLLLILVVVVLNFTAIVIRGRLTRRYRGSAF, from the coding sequence ATGAAGACCTCGGTGGAACGCAGGTCGGGAAGCCCGGTGGGTGAAGTTTGGGTGTGGGTGTCAGCCATGGGACTGATGGCCGGGGTGGCGATGATTCTGCTGTTGCTGGGGCTGGTGGGGGTGCAGGGGGTTCTGGCGTTTTGGCCCCGCCGGGTGGTGACGATCACGCTGATGGAAGACGGGGAGGCGGTGGAGGCGGCGGGAATGGAGCAACTGGGAGGGGAGATCGTCCGGCGCCAGGCGAGGGTGGGTCCGGGGCAGACGGGGCGGGGCGGGGCGGGGGAGGAGTGGCACGTGTTCACGGGCAGCCGGGAGGTGTACGGGCTGGCGTTTCGTTTTGTGGATGGCGCCCGGGTGGTGCGGATGGAGCACCCCCTCGATGTGTGGCGATGGGAACGGCAGGCGCATGGGCCCGTATTCGGGTATCCGGTGCGGTTGGAGGGCGCCGGAGGCGAGACCGTGCCTGCTGGCGCCGCGAACTTCTGGGAGGTTCTCGAGAACCGACTCGAGGCGGTGGAACGGGATCGGCGACGGATCCGGCGTTTGGAAAAGGACGAGATCGGGGCGGTCAGCGGGGAGATGGAACGGCTGCGGCGTCGGCTGGCGGCGTGGTCGCTGCGGCACGGGGGGGATGCCGTGGAGAATGCGGAGGTGCGCAGGTGGCGGGAGCGTCAGAGCGACCTGGAGGACGCGTACGAACGGCTGGCGGCGGAGGCGCGGGAGTTGCGGGACCGGGTCGGGCAGAACCGGCTGGTGTACCGGCTGCTGACGGGATCAGAGCAGACCCTCGAGCTGGGGCAGTTGCGGGGGTACTACGCTCCGAACCGGCTCGACTTCGGAGGGCGTGTGACGCGGTTTCTGCATCGGGCCTGGGAGTTTCTCAGCGAGGAACCGCGGGAAGCAAACACCGGCGGGGGGATCTTTCCGGCGATCTTCGGCACGTTCATCATGACGCTGCTGATGAGCGTGGCGGTGATGCCGTTTGGCGTGGTGGCGGCCCTTTACCTGGGGGAGTACGCCTCGCGGGGGCCGTTGGTGGGCTGGGTGCGGATCGCGGTGAACAACCTGGCCGGGGTGCCCTCGGTGGTGTTCGGAGTCTTTGGACTGGGGTTCTTCGTGTACCTGGCCGGCGGCACGATCGACCAGCTTCTGTTTTCGGACCGGCTGCCGACACCCACCTTCGGGACGGGGGGGATCCTTTGGGCGTCGCTGACGCTGGCCTTGTTGACCGTGCCGGTGGTGATTGTGGCGACGGAAGAGGCGCTGGCGGCGGTGCCGAGGGGGGCGCGGGAGGGTTCGCTGGCGTGCGGGGCATCGAAGTGGCAGACCCTCCAGCGGATCGTGCTGCCGGCGGCGACGCCCGGAATTCTGACCGGGCTGATCCTGGCGATGGCGCGCGGGGCGGGGGAGGTGGCGCCGCTGATGCTTGTGGGCGTTGTGAAGCTGGCGCCCGATCTGCCGTTGAGCGGGCGTTTTCCCTTCGTGCATCTGGATCAGAAGTTCATGCATCTCGGGTTCCACATTTACGATCTGGGGTTTCAGTCGCCCGATTCGGAGGCGGCGCGGCCCATGGTGTTCGCCACCACCCTGCTGCTCATCCTGGTGGTGGTGGTTTTGAACTTCACCGCCATTGTCATTCGCGGGCGGCTGACGCGAAGGTATCGCGGCAGCGCGTTTTGA
- a CDS encoding protein kinase encodes MSRHASYPPPPDIPDYTLLKPIGRGSYGEVWLARSVTGVFRVIKVVRRDRFEDARPFMRELEGISRFQATVSGRPRQLALLHVGRNEAAGYFYYVMEPADDAESGSEIDPDRYVPLTLKELFTRRGRLPATECVQLTLELARGLAVLHEANLSHRDIKPSNIIFVQRVPKLADVGLVADNEATMTCAGTPGYAPPEGAGSPAADIYSLGKVLYELATGLDRMEFPRLPSDLPDGPDVALLGEINALVLRACHPDPTRRQQSGQALARELEFIQAGRSVAFYEGLRKRVRAFALAAGTVTLLTSLVAALLVWRSGILERANDATRRALYRSDLAVAQLAMASGDLGRARAALQRQIPEPGQTDLRGLEWDILTREVRGEGTPLPSLTNGVAVRKIVVDPTGRRAAANFADNRVAVWDLETRQITHQFENVQVLGGFSPEGYLVVDEPTRALRFEDLDAPHPHTQRRVETGQRLVAYLNDGRIVVLSREGDLVLSALNILTGRVDGQFNINARYPDFVISAIDVSPDGRRIAVGLLKEAGAARKRILVSLDLEANVVLWDKVVDGRIIWVKAAPDAEHFSVNIGGLTPRIYSYSANRPNVPLVGHTSRVQDAAYSWMGDLFATAGADQAVRVWSVDSGELVSTHRGLGRPVISLDWLPDGKRLVAGDDLGNFHIFDIPSTEPPDIYSGAYADVHGDITFDPTGALIAVTESTNRVALISADDLTAKVPVDGMFQPITFSGDGELIFGFAMDWSVLSFSRISGEFTKLKVRPPEEFSVNSWTVSEAEGLVGLAGGDGRVCIIDLTSASLVTLKESDSKAIWGLAFAPGSAELWTGSEAGAIRRWNARTGAWLENVCDINEDLQTIALSADGKWLAVGIFGDSSIKIWDRIKTRWVAKLFSHRRFVSSLVFSKDSRRLISGGVDGRVVLWRVPEFEEVAAFEVDQADNPTGDEGVSILRLSPNETALAALTEDGRVRLWRTQGTLVSRP; translated from the coding sequence GTGAGCCGCCACGCCTCATACCCGCCGCCGCCCGACATCCCCGACTACACCCTGCTCAAGCCCATCGGCCGGGGCAGCTATGGCGAAGTCTGGCTGGCAAGGAGCGTTACCGGCGTCTTCCGGGTCATCAAGGTCGTCCGACGCGACCGCTTCGAGGACGCCCGACCGTTCATGCGCGAACTGGAGGGCATCAGCCGCTTCCAGGCGACGGTGTCGGGACGGCCGCGTCAGCTCGCCCTCCTGCATGTCGGGCGCAATGAGGCCGCCGGTTATTTCTACTACGTGATGGAGCCGGCCGATGATGCCGAGTCGGGCTCCGAGATCGATCCCGACCGCTACGTTCCGCTCACCCTGAAGGAGTTGTTCACCCGGCGCGGACGCCTGCCTGCCACCGAATGCGTCCAGCTTACCCTTGAACTCGCCCGCGGCCTCGCCGTCCTGCATGAGGCCAACCTTTCCCACCGCGACATCAAGCCTTCCAACATCATCTTCGTCCAGCGGGTGCCCAAGCTCGCGGACGTCGGACTGGTCGCCGACAACGAGGCCACCATGACCTGCGCCGGCACGCCCGGCTATGCCCCGCCCGAGGGGGCGGGTTCGCCCGCCGCCGACATCTACAGCCTCGGCAAGGTCCTCTACGAACTGGCCACCGGACTCGACCGGATGGAGTTTCCCCGCCTTCCATCGGACCTCCCCGACGGACCCGATGTCGCCCTCCTCGGGGAAATCAACGCACTGGTCCTTCGCGCCTGCCATCCGGACCCCACGAGGCGACAGCAGTCCGGGCAGGCGCTCGCCCGGGAACTCGAATTCATCCAGGCGGGCCGCTCGGTCGCCTTCTACGAGGGATTGCGAAAGCGCGTCCGCGCCTTCGCCCTCGCCGCCGGCACGGTCACGCTGTTGACCTCCCTGGTTGCCGCCCTGCTCGTCTGGCGCTCCGGCATCCTGGAACGTGCCAACGACGCCACCCGCCGCGCTCTCTATCGCTCCGATCTCGCCGTCGCCCAGCTCGCCATGGCCAGCGGCGATCTCGGCCGCGCCCGCGCCGCGCTCCAGCGTCAGATTCCGGAACCCGGCCAGACCGACCTGCGCGGCCTCGAGTGGGACATTCTCACCCGCGAGGTTCGTGGCGAAGGCACCCCCCTGCCGTCCCTCACCAACGGCGTTGCCGTCCGCAAGATCGTCGTCGATCCCACCGGCCGCCGTGCCGCGGCCAATTTCGCCGACAACCGGGTCGCCGTCTGGGATCTCGAAACGCGCCAGATCACCCACCAGTTCGAAAACGTCCAGGTCCTCGGCGGCTTCTCGCCCGAAGGCTATCTCGTCGTCGATGAACCCACCCGCGCCCTCCGCTTCGAAGACCTCGACGCCCCCCACCCCCATACCCAGCGCCGCGTCGAGACGGGACAAAGGTTGGTGGCATACTTGAATGATGGGAGAATCGTAGTGCTCTCCAGAGAAGGAGACTTGGTCCTGTCTGCCTTAAACATTCTAACGGGACGAGTTGACGGACAATTCAACATCAACGCACGGTATCCTGACTTTGTTATTTCCGCGATCGATGTTTCACCAGACGGAAGGCGTATAGCGGTTGGGCTGCTTAAAGAGGCAGGAGCAGCTCGGAAACGAATCTTAGTCTCATTGGATCTAGAGGCAAATGTGGTGTTGTGGGATAAAGTCGTTGATGGGCGCATTATTTGGGTAAAAGCCGCTCCTGATGCTGAGCATTTTTCTGTCAATATTGGAGGGCTAACACCGAGAATTTATAGCTACTCGGCGAATAGACCAAATGTCCCGTTAGTGGGACATACGTCTAGGGTGCAAGATGCTGCCTACTCCTGGATGGGAGACTTGTTTGCTACTGCTGGAGCAGATCAGGCAGTGCGAGTGTGGAGCGTTGATTCAGGCGAGTTGGTGAGTACACATAGAGGACTAGGAAGACCAGTTATAAGCCTCGATTGGCTGCCTGATGGCAAGAGACTAGTCGCTGGAGATGATCTCGGAAACTTCCACATCTTCGATATCCCCTCTACAGAGCCTCCTGACATATACAGCGGTGCATATGCGGATGTGCATGGAGATATCACTTTTGATCCGACGGGAGCACTAATTGCTGTAACTGAAAGCACGAATAGGGTAGCGCTGATTTCTGCAGATGATCTGACTGCAAAAGTGCCGGTTGATGGAATGTTTCAGCCGATCACGTTTTCAGGAGATGGAGAATTAATATTTGGATTTGCAATGGATTGGTCTGTACTCTCATTTTCTCGGATTAGCGGAGAGTTCACCAAGCTTAAAGTACGTCCGCCAGAGGAATTCTCGGTGAATTCATGGACCGTTTCGGAGGCCGAAGGGCTCGTTGGTCTAGCGGGGGGCGATGGTCGGGTTTGTATTATCGATTTGACGTCTGCAAGCCTTGTTACCTTAAAAGAATCAGACTCTAAGGCGATTTGGGGTCTCGCATTCGCGCCAGGATCAGCGGAACTTTGGACGGGATCGGAAGCTGGTGCAATTCGGCGTTGGAATGCGAGGACTGGTGCTTGGCTTGAGAATGTTTGTGATATAAATGAGGATCTGCAAACAATCGCACTATCTGCCGATGGAAAATGGTTGGCAGTTGGGATTTTCGGTGATTCAAGCATCAAAATCTGGGATCGCATCAAGACTAGGTGGGTGGCCAAGCTCTTTTCGCATCGAAGATTTGTCTCTTCACTGGTGTTCAGCAAGGACTCGAGGCGGCTAATCTCTGGGGGCGTCGATGGTAGGGTTGTGCTTTGGCGAGTTCCGGAGTTTGAAGAGGTTGCAGCGTTCGAGGTTGATCAGGCTGATAATCCTACAGGAGACGAGGGGGTATCAATCCTTCGCCTTTCGCCAAATGAAACTGCTTTGGCAGCGCTAACAGAGGACGGCCGAGTGCGCCTGTGGCGCACGCAAGGCACACTAGTTAGCCGTCCGTAG
- a CDS encoding HPr family phosphocarrier protein yields MGGRSTNSTLTTVRDLVVANRLGIHARPAAMFVRIASRFHSEILVEKDGERINGKSIMGLMMLAAGPGSRLRLMASGEDAQDALRALEELVTVRKFDEE; encoded by the coding sequence ATGGGAGGGCGGAGCACCAACAGCACGTTGACGACGGTTCGGGACCTTGTGGTGGCCAATCGTCTGGGCATCCATGCCCGCCCGGCGGCGATGTTCGTGCGGATTGCGAGCCGGTTTCACAGCGAGATCCTGGTGGAGAAGGACGGCGAGCGGATCAACGGGAAGAGCATCATGGGGTTGATGATGCTGGCGGCGGGGCCGGGGAGCCGGTTGCGGCTGATGGCTTCCGGGGAGGATGCCCAGGATGCGTTGCGGGCGCTGGAGGAGTTGGTGACGGTGAGAAAGTTCGACGAGGAATAG
- a CDS encoding CofH family radical SAM protein: MAEEISLDDLSQRVWDGARIGTEEALALATLPLEELGALAQRRRHLVRHGLHGGRGDEVVTYIVDRNVNYTNVCNVYCKFCAFWRTEKDADSYVIGLEELDRKIEETIALGGTQILLQGGHHPKLTKQWYLDLLGHVRDRFPGFNIHGFSPSEFIAFSEFFGEPVERVLTDFVGAGLGSVPGGGGEILVDSVRKRIAPLKAMTADWMGVMDSAHRLGLASTATMMFGHVETLEDRVRHLEVVRAQQDASLGRLDLEGNTPMARAAAYGRSLEQGTLRGGAFTAFIAWTFQPDNAVLKAPTVGAHEYLRMQALARIYLDNVPSVQSSWVTQGQEIGQVALTYGANDLGSIMIEENVVSAAGTTHRMGVADMTRLIRDLGYEPRQRDNWYRLVPAG, from the coding sequence GTGGCGGAAGAGATCTCGCTCGATGACCTGAGCCAGCGTGTTTGGGACGGTGCCCGGATCGGGACGGAGGAGGCGTTGGCGCTGGCAACGCTGCCCCTCGAGGAACTCGGCGCACTGGCGCAGCGCCGGCGGCACCTGGTGCGGCACGGGCTGCATGGGGGCAGGGGCGACGAGGTGGTCACCTACATTGTGGACCGCAACGTCAACTACACGAACGTCTGCAATGTGTATTGCAAGTTCTGCGCGTTCTGGCGGACGGAGAAGGACGCCGATTCGTATGTGATCGGGCTGGAGGAACTGGATCGGAAGATCGAGGAGACGATCGCTCTCGGGGGAACGCAGATCCTGCTTCAGGGGGGGCATCACCCGAAGCTCACCAAACAGTGGTACCTGGATTTGCTCGGCCATGTGCGGGACCGGTTTCCGGGGTTCAACATCCATGGGTTCAGCCCGAGCGAGTTCATTGCCTTCTCGGAGTTCTTCGGAGAGCCGGTGGAGAGGGTGCTGACGGACTTTGTGGGCGCCGGGCTGGGAAGTGTTCCCGGCGGGGGTGGGGAGATCCTGGTGGATTCGGTCCGCAAACGGATTGCGCCCCTGAAGGCGATGACGGCGGACTGGATGGGCGTGATGGATTCCGCCCATCGGCTCGGTCTGGCGAGCACGGCGACGATGATGTTCGGGCATGTGGAGACGTTGGAGGATCGGGTGCGGCACCTTGAGGTTGTCCGCGCCCAGCAGGATGCGTCGCTGGGGCGGTTGGACCTGGAGGGGAACACCCCGATGGCGCGGGCGGCGGCCTACGGTCGTTCCCTGGAGCAGGGAACGCTGCGGGGCGGGGCGTTCACGGCGTTCATCGCGTGGACCTTTCAGCCGGACAACGCGGTGCTGAAGGCGCCGACCGTGGGGGCGCACGAGTACCTGCGGATGCAGGCCCTGGCCCGGATCTACCTGGACAACGTCCCGTCGGTACAGAGTTCCTGGGTGACGCAGGGGCAGGAGATCGGGCAGGTGGCCCTGACCTACGGTGCCAACGACCTGGGCAGCATCATGATCGAGGAGAACGTCGTCAGCGCGGCGGGGACGACGCACCGCATGGGCGTGGCGGACATGACACGGCTGATTCGAGACCTCGGCTACGAACCCCGCCAGCGGGACAACTGGTACCGGTTGGTGCCGGCCGGGTGA
- a CDS encoding ABC transporter permease subunit, which produces MKTGRRWTASRSVLWMDGFMNRFIPVGGMAVITVVLGIFLFILWQALPLFGGARVEALGSVSVPPGDYRVLGLDDNGERPFLVEGTGRIWSVDFAGGGGVEAVDPGWGDGGEITALHFRAARQELAVGTEDGRWSVVTFSNEPVWVGERREARLTARATPWGRVGPAGSAVRALGYGDGGESRLMAAIKEVEGRTELHAVSVVQERTLFGEVTMEIQEEHDLSARTRGRLDRVLVDGQGEGMVVSNDEGEVFYLLREGGGFGLRQTFRPFGDLADPGIGSMEFLFGDATLIVTGRNGENRLFSLYVEPERQQREFGWTKTFPALAGRAAYVVSSPRNKAFLVGHGDRASLRYGTTEAVRWEATLPFEPVLARVGGRYDRLVFLDAEHRLHLHALRDPHPEAGWRGMFGRLWYEGADGSGHVWQSTGGSDEYEPKLSLVPLLMGTAKGTLYAMLFATPIALLAALYTSQFAPPGLRQTIKPVMEIMAALPSVVLGFLAAFWLAPLLETRVPSVLLMLVGIPAVAVAMGKGLESLPARYRARLCSGREIAVLAPLLAGVAWGCSALGPVIERWWFVVSDPVTGEALADFRLWWPEAVGAAFEQRNAMVVGFAMGFAVIPIVFSIAEDALSSVPATLWSGSLALGASRWQTAMRIVVPTASAGIFAALMIGLGRAVGETMIVVMATGNTPILEWNPFSGMRALSANLAVELPEAPHGGTLYRTLFLGAMVLFLMTFLMNTVAELLRQRLRERYRLV; this is translated from the coding sequence ATGAAGACCGGGAGGCGATGGACGGCGTCGAGGTCGGTCTTGTGGATGGACGGGTTCATGAACCGGTTCATTCCGGTGGGCGGGATGGCGGTGATCACCGTCGTGCTGGGGATCTTTCTGTTCATCCTGTGGCAGGCGTTGCCTTTGTTCGGCGGGGCCCGGGTGGAGGCGCTGGGTTCGGTTTCCGTGCCCCCAGGGGACTACCGGGTGCTGGGCTTGGACGACAACGGCGAGCGGCCGTTTCTGGTCGAGGGTACAGGTCGGATCTGGTCGGTGGATTTCGCCGGGGGGGGCGGCGTGGAGGCAGTGGATCCGGGATGGGGGGACGGCGGAGAGATCACGGCCCTCCATTTCCGGGCGGCGCGGCAGGAACTGGCGGTGGGCACGGAGGACGGGCGGTGGTCCGTCGTGACCTTTTCCAATGAACCGGTGTGGGTCGGGGAACGGCGCGAGGCGCGGCTGACAGCGCGGGCGACTCCATGGGGACGGGTGGGGCCGGCGGGATCTGCGGTGCGGGCGTTGGGGTACGGGGACGGGGGCGAATCCAGGCTCATGGCGGCGATTAAGGAGGTGGAGGGTCGCACCGAGCTGCATGCGGTCAGCGTGGTGCAGGAGCGGACCCTGTTTGGCGAGGTGACGATGGAGATTCAGGAGGAGCATGACCTTTCCGCGAGGACGCGAGGACGGCTGGATCGGGTGCTCGTCGATGGGCAGGGAGAGGGGATGGTGGTGTCGAACGATGAGGGCGAAGTCTTCTATCTTCTGCGGGAAGGCGGGGGATTCGGGTTGCGGCAGACGTTCCGGCCTTTTGGCGATCTGGCCGACCCGGGAATTGGATCGATGGAATTCCTGTTCGGGGATGCCACGCTGATCGTGACCGGGAGGAACGGGGAGAACCGGTTGTTCAGCTTGTACGTGGAGCCCGAGCGTCAGCAGCGGGAGTTCGGCTGGACGAAGACCTTTCCGGCGCTGGCGGGGCGCGCCGCATATGTTGTGTCGAGCCCGCGGAACAAGGCGTTCCTGGTGGGGCATGGGGACCGGGCGAGTCTTCGGTACGGCACGACGGAAGCGGTGCGTTGGGAGGCGACGCTGCCGTTCGAGCCGGTGCTGGCGCGGGTGGGTGGGCGGTATGACCGGCTGGTCTTCCTGGATGCCGAACATCGTCTGCATCTCCACGCGCTGAGGGATCCGCATCCGGAGGCGGGCTGGAGGGGGATGTTTGGAAGGTTGTGGTACGAGGGGGCGGATGGGTCCGGGCATGTCTGGCAGTCCACGGGGGGATCGGACGAGTACGAGCCCAAGCTGTCGTTGGTGCCGCTGTTGATGGGGACGGCGAAGGGGACGCTGTACGCGATGCTGTTCGCGACACCGATCGCGTTGCTGGCGGCATTGTACACCTCGCAATTTGCGCCGCCGGGACTGCGGCAGACGATCAAACCGGTGATGGAGATCATGGCCGCCCTGCCGTCGGTCGTGCTGGGGTTCCTGGCGGCATTCTGGCTCGCGCCCTTGCTGGAGACGCGGGTGCCTTCGGTGCTGTTGATGCTGGTGGGGATTCCGGCGGTGGCCGTGGCGATGGGAAAGGGACTGGAGAGCCTGCCAGCCCGATACCGGGCGCGGCTGTGTTCGGGGCGTGAGATTGCGGTATTGGCGCCGCTACTCGCCGGGGTGGCGTGGGGGTGCTCGGCCTTGGGACCGGTGATCGAGCGATGGTGGTTTGTGGTGAGCGATCCGGTCACGGGCGAGGCTTTGGCCGATTTCCGGCTTTGGTGGCCGGAGGCGGTGGGGGCGGCGTTCGAGCAGCGCAATGCGATGGTGGTTGGGTTCGCCATGGGATTCGCCGTGATTCCGATCGTCTTCTCGATTGCGGAGGATGCGCTTTCGAGCGTTCCGGCGACGTTGTGGAGCGGTTCCCTGGCGCTGGGAGCGAGTCGATGGCAGACGGCGATGAGGATCGTGGTGCCGACGGCGTCGGCGGGGATTTTTGCGGCGCTGATGATCGGGCTGGGCCGGGCGGTGGGGGAAACGATGATTGTGGTGATGGCGACGGGGAACACGCCGATCCTGGAGTGGAACCCGTTTTCGGGAATGCGGGCGCTTTCGGCGAACCTGGCGGTGGAACTGCCGGAGGCGCCGCATGGGGGAACCCTGTACCGGACCCTGTTTCTGGGGGCGATGGTCCTGTTCCTGATGACCTTCCTGATGAACACCGTGGCGGAGTTGCTGCGGCAGCGGCTGCGGGAGCGGTACCGACTGGTATGA
- the pstB gene encoding phosphate ABC transporter ATP-binding protein: MNRHGLEDVPCIEIESYDFFYGAVQVLHGIDLQVVDRQVTAFIGPSGCGKTTLLRSLNRMNDLIEGVRHRGDIRIRGESVYHPRTEVIALRRRIGMVFQKSNPFPKSIYENVVYSLRVAGVRDRGELDAVAERSLRAAALWDEVKDRLHASALELSGGQQQRLCIARAIANEPEILLMDEPCSALDPLATARIEELILNLKRDYTILAVTHNMQQAARISDRTAFFYLGRLVEFGETRQIFSNPRHRQTEAYVTGRFG, from the coding sequence CTGAACCGGCACGGACTGGAGGATGTGCCGTGCATCGAGATCGAGAGTTACGACTTCTTCTATGGGGCGGTTCAGGTTCTGCACGGGATCGACCTGCAGGTTGTGGACCGGCAGGTGACCGCGTTCATCGGGCCGTCGGGCTGCGGCAAGACCACGCTGCTGCGAAGCCTGAACCGGATGAACGATCTGATCGAAGGCGTGCGACACCGGGGCGACATCCGGATCCGGGGCGAGAGCGTGTATCATCCGCGGACCGAGGTGATCGCCCTGCGACGGCGGATCGGGATGGTGTTCCAGAAGTCGAACCCCTTCCCGAAGAGCATCTACGAGAACGTCGTGTACAGCCTGCGGGTGGCCGGGGTACGGGACCGCGGGGAACTGGATGCGGTGGCCGAGCGGAGCCTGCGGGCGGCGGCGTTGTGGGACGAGGTCAAGGACCGTCTGCACGCCAGCGCGCTGGAGTTGTCCGGCGGGCAGCAGCAGCGGTTGTGCATTGCACGGGCCATCGCCAACGAGCCGGAGATCCTGCTGATGGACGAGCCCTGTTCGGCGTTGGATCCACTGGCCACGGCGCGGATCGAGGAGCTCATCCTGAACCTGAAGCGGGACTACACGATCCTGGCGGTGACGCACAACATGCAGCAGGCGGCGCGGATCTCGGACCGCACCGCCTTCTTCTACCTCGGGCGACTGGTCGAGTTCGGCGAGACGCGGCAGATCTTCTCCAACCCGCGTCATCGGCAGACGGAGGCCTACGTCACCGGGCGGTTCGGCTGA
- a CDS encoding sigma-70 family RNA polymerase sigma factor, translating to MERTVTGDDSLQTRASLLVRLRDLDDAESWNQFYRTYERAVRGLARKRGLTDAEAEEVAQEVFKRIAETIHGFQPASRSGSFRRWLYQLARWRTEDKIRERGRLVMEPIGDPTTGKDPLVQRIAAPDDIEESLEADARRQLIHVALERLKRKVNPRDLQIFQLLIVEEWPVTKVARFFRILPPSVYVVRHRVGRMLRAELDAIERDLQRGARES from the coding sequence ATGGAACGAACAGTCACCGGCGACGATTCGCTTCAGACGCGCGCCAGCCTGTTGGTGCGGCTCCGGGACTTGGATGATGCCGAGAGCTGGAACCAGTTTTACCGGACCTACGAACGAGCGGTCCGGGGGTTGGCGCGGAAGCGGGGCCTGACAGACGCCGAGGCGGAGGAGGTGGCGCAGGAGGTTTTCAAGCGCATCGCCGAGACGATACACGGCTTCCAACCGGCGTCCCGGTCCGGTTCCTTCCGGCGCTGGCTCTATCAACTCGCCCGGTGGCGGACCGAAGACAAGATCCGGGAGCGCGGGCGACTGGTCATGGAGCCGATCGGCGATCCCACCACCGGCAAGGATCCGTTGGTCCAGCGCATCGCTGCGCCGGACGACATCGAGGAGAGCCTCGAGGCGGATGCCCGGCGCCAGTTGATTCATGTCGCCCTCGAACGGCTGAAGCGGAAGGTGAATCCGCGCGATCTCCAGATTTTTCAGCTTCTCATCGTCGAGGAATGGCCGGTGACCAAGGTGGCCCGGTTCTTCCGCATCCTGCCGCCCTCGGTGTACGTGGTGCGGCATCGCGTCGGCCGGATGCTGCGGGCCGAACTCGATGCCATCGAGCGGGACCTTCAACGCGGCGCCCGGGAATCTTGA